In Methanobacterium spitsbergense, the following proteins share a genomic window:
- a CDS encoding VOC family protein, whose protein sequence is MSRVIWFEIPADDPGRAAKFYEKVFGWQVEKWDGPFDYWLINTGSDEEPGIHGAIMPREMGKMVRDTIGVDSYDDFVKKIEMEGGKMLSEKMEVPNMGFMGSFQDSEGNIFAIIETTM, encoded by the coding sequence ATGTCAAGAGTAATTTGGTTTGAAATACCTGCAGATGATCCTGGGAGGGCAGCTAAATTTTATGAAAAGGTGTTTGGATGGCAGGTAGAAAAATGGGATGGTCCATTTGATTATTGGCTTATAAATACAGGGTCTGATGAAGAACCTGGTATCCATGGTGCAATTATGCCAAGAGAAATGGGTAAAATGGTGAGAGATACTATAGGTGTAGATTCTTACGATGATTTTGTAAAAAAGATTGAAATGGAAGGCGGAAAAATGTTATCGGAAAAAATGGAAGTTCCCAACATGGGATTTATGGGATCATTTCAGGATTCAGAAGGTAACATATTTGCAATAATTGAAACAACAATGTAA